The nucleotide window GCGTATTTCGCCGTATGATCGAAGCGCGTCTTACCTCCGGTCACCCTCACATGCCCCGATTGTTCACGTCCTGGTTGCGTCGCCGAAGCTGGATCATCGCCATGGTCGCCGCGATCGTGATCACGGTCGGCAGTCTGGTCGGGCTGGAGTCCGCGCACCGACGGCTGGCTTCCACCTACGAGGCGGCACTGCAGGGCATGATCGCGGCCAACGAGCTCAACGAGATCATGGCGCGCACGTCGACCGTGGTTTCGAGTCAACGCGGCTACCTGCTGACCAACGATCCGGTCTACCTCGCCCCCTACCTGTCTGCCGTGCGGCGCATTCGCGACCTGGCGGCGGTCGTCATCGCGCATTACGAAGCCGTGGGCGACACCCAGGCGACCGAGGACTTCGCGCGCGTCATGACGCTCTTCTCGCAGCGCATCGCCGCCATGGAAGCCGCGCGAGCCAATGTCAAGCAAGGCACCATGAGCCTTGAAGAAGCCCTCTCCCCGAGCAATCTCGGCCTCGGCACCATGGAGCCGGTGCAAAACGGCATCACCGATCTTTACAACCGCGAAGTGGCGCGCGCGCGCACGGCGCAAAGCGACGGCCGCTTCGACCAGGCGATTTCCGCAGTGAGCGCGGGCGCGCTTTCCGTGCTCACGATCCTGCTGTTCGTGATGTTGTTCCGCTCACTGGGCAAGCAGATGCGGCAGGAACAACTTGCGCGCGATCAGCTGCACGAGCAGCAGACCCATCTGGATCGGCTCGTGCGCGAGCGCACCGAACAACTCGACGAGTTGGCGACCCACTTGCAGAACGTGAGCGAGGACGAGA belongs to Pandoraea pnomenusa and includes:
- a CDS encoding sensor histidine kinase, giving the protein MPRLFTSWLRRRSWIIAMVAAIVITVGSLVGLESAHRRLASTYEAALQGMIAANELNEIMARTSTVVSSQRGYLLTNDPVYLAPYLSAVRRIRDLAAVVIAHYEAVGDTQATEDFARVMTLFSQRIAAMEAARANVKQGTMSLEEALSPSNLGLGTMEPVQNGITDLYNREVARARTAQSDGRFDQAISAVSAGALSVLTILLFVMLFRSLGKQMRQEQLARDQLHEQQTHLDRLVRERTEQLDELATHLQNVSEDEKTRLSRELHDELGAILTACKMDVTWAHHKLRNTDAVIAEKLARAQRNLDAGIQIKRRIIENLRPTVLINFGLVTALRSLAEETADQQHWQLDLDLPEEDFALPESTAIVLFRVAQEALTNAGKYARATQVRVALACDDQRVRLEVIDNGIGLTRDQFNKPKTHGLFGMRQRVSAKGGRIDIHSLPQRLGTEIQVVLPLCNPADAPEIATEVTQSTAAPTAAASASATGPATADATPSATATDTPPRPDTPGSRVGIR